Part of the Salinigranum rubrum genome is shown below.
CGAAAAACATCCATAAAAAATTTGTCCACGTTTTCCATGGAGAGCGTACACAGATTCCGTACTCACTCTTCGGTCGCGTCCGACGCCGGTCGATACAGCTGTTCGACCTCGCGCTCGAACGTCTCGACGGCCCGCGAGAGGAGGTCGGCCTGCGTCGCTCGGACCTCGTCGTCGACGAGGTACTCCGGTCCGCTGAGGTTCAGCGAGCCGTACACTTCCCCCCGCGGCGACATCACCGCCTTCCCTATCGCCCAGAACCCCTCGATGGCCTCGCCACGGTTCTCGGCGTAGCCCCGCTCGCGTACCCGTGCCAGTTCCTCGAACAGTTCCTCCTCGGTAGTGATCGACCGCTCCGTCGCCGCCGGGAGCCCCCACCGGTCGATGATGGCGCGGACGCGTTCCTCGTCGTACTGGGCGACGATGGCCTTCCCGGAGGCGGTCGTGTGGACGTGGAACGGGCTGCCGTCGATGAGAAACCGCGGGATGTTCGAGAAGTCGAGGTTCCCGTACAGGGAGACGACGCGGCCGTGTTCCTCGACGGCGAAGTCGACCTCCATCGTCGACTCCTCGGCGAGTCCCGCGATGACCTCCTCGGCGATTCGGTGGTACTCCTTGCCCGTCCGAACGTAATCGCCGAGGTGGCAGAACTTCGCCCCGAGGTGGTACCGGTTGTCCTCGTTGACGACGTACCCGTACTCCGAGAGCGTGCGGAGGTGGCTGTGGACGGTGCTCTTGGCCAGCCCCGTCGCCTCGACCAACTGGGACAGGCTTGCCCCCCCGAGTTCGAGAATCTCGTCGACGAGCTGGAGCGAGGCGGCCGTCGTCTGTAGCACCTGCGTTCCCTCCGTCCGTCCCCGGCGTTCTGTCATACTTCCTCTGGAACGGCAATCCCTATAGACGTTCGTGACCGAGTCGGCTCCCGGTGCTCGTTCGTTCGGACATGCGGGACGTTCTTATACTTCGACCGCGAAACTATGTGGTATGATAGCACGAAACTCGGACGAAACTCGTCGCTGCTCCTCTTCATTCCCCTCGGATGCGCCCGTCATGGCACGCCCATCTCTTATAAACGTCCGTCTCTCGAGAACCGTTCGAAGGCACTGAACGTTTCAGGTGGAGCGTATCCCGAGCGTCCCGAGAAGTTTCGTTTCGAGTCGCTACTGCGTTCGTGAGAGACGAACATTTATAAATAGCCGTCGTACCGCCGACATATATTCCGTTACAATAGTA
Proteins encoded:
- a CDS encoding IclR family transcriptional regulator codes for the protein MTERRGRTEGTQVLQTTAASLQLVDEILELGGASLSQLVEATGLAKSTVHSHLRTLSEYGYVVNEDNRYHLGAKFCHLGDYVRTGKEYHRIAEEVIAGLAEESTMEVDFAVEEHGRVVSLYGNLDFSNIPRFLIDGSPFHVHTTASGKAIVAQYDEERVRAIIDRWGLPAATERSITTEEELFEELARVRERGYAENRGEAIEGFWAIGKAVMSPRGEVYGSLNLSGPEYLVDDEVRATQADLLSRAVETFEREVEQLYRPASDATEE